In Aristaeella hokkaidonensis, the following are encoded in one genomic region:
- a CDS encoding DAK2 domain-containing protein, producing the protein MIQFKTIDGLLLRDMVMAGTAILEKNREAVDALNVFPVPDGDTGTNMSLTMQSATREINSKEFLRADEAANALAKGALKGARGNSGVITSQLLRGFAKALNGVEKITPVQFAEALLKGSEMAYKAVMKPKEGTILTVARVVAEDAMKQAQKAPDDYDQLISIILKSGEAILKKTPDMLPALKQAGVVDSGGRGLMLIYQGYAAVLRGEDITAADSLMEDDVQAVSDDCHDLTKDLTYTYCVSFKLTCFREDCDEHDLDSFRRRLNRIGDAVSVVGDLNGAEVHVHTDNPGFALDYGVELAEINEIKIDNLAAMKRALEEGTTKEAAPEETEEDSAPEKKYGFVAVSLGNGFSQFFKELNVDQIVEGGQTMNPSVDDLMNAIRQVKAECVYVLPNNGNVIFAANQAAELSPNDVRVIPTKNVAMGIAAAIAFQNDAEPDENMQRMTEAAQHVKTAMVTYAIRDSEYNGIEIKQGDIIGLHNGQIEFSGQSVHDVVLDMMKEIVTDEDELITVYYGADVSEADAKAIAEEIEEQYGDCDVEYHNGGQPLYYYLISVE; encoded by the coding sequence TTGATACAGTTCAAAACGATTGACGGTTTGCTTCTGCGTGATATGGTAATGGCAGGAACTGCCATTCTGGAGAAAAACCGTGAAGCAGTTGATGCTCTCAACGTTTTCCCGGTTCCGGACGGAGATACCGGAACCAATATGTCGCTTACCATGCAGTCTGCTACCAGAGAGATCAACAGCAAGGAATTTCTTCGTGCTGATGAAGCGGCAAACGCACTGGCTAAGGGTGCTTTGAAAGGTGCCCGCGGCAATTCCGGTGTCATCACAAGTCAGCTTCTGCGCGGATTCGCCAAAGCCCTGAACGGTGTTGAAAAAATAACGCCGGTTCAGTTTGCGGAGGCTCTTCTGAAAGGGTCTGAGATGGCCTACAAAGCTGTCATGAAGCCCAAAGAAGGTACAATCCTGACAGTTGCTAGAGTTGTTGCTGAAGACGCTATGAAGCAGGCACAGAAGGCTCCTGACGATTATGATCAGCTGATTTCTATCATTCTCAAAAGCGGAGAAGCAATTCTGAAAAAAACGCCGGATATGCTTCCTGCATTGAAACAGGCAGGCGTAGTCGATTCCGGCGGACGCGGCCTGATGCTGATTTATCAGGGATATGCCGCAGTTCTCAGGGGAGAAGACATTACGGCTGCCGATTCCCTGATGGAAGATGATGTGCAGGCAGTATCTGATGACTGTCATGATCTGACAAAAGATCTTACATATACTTATTGTGTATCTTTCAAACTGACCTGTTTCCGTGAAGACTGCGATGAGCATGATCTGGATTCATTCAGGAGAAGGCTCAACCGGATCGGTGATGCCGTATCCGTAGTAGGAGATCTGAACGGTGCTGAAGTTCACGTCCACACAGACAATCCGGGTTTTGCACTGGATTACGGTGTGGAACTTGCAGAAATAAACGAAATCAAGATTGATAATCTGGCTGCCATGAAACGTGCTCTTGAAGAAGGCACTACAAAGGAAGCAGCTCCGGAAGAAACAGAAGAAGACAGCGCGCCCGAAAAGAAATACGGCTTTGTGGCTGTATCACTCGGAAACGGTTTTTCCCAGTTTTTTAAGGAACTGAATGTAGATCAGATTGTTGAAGGCGGACAGACTATGAATCCCTCCGTTGACGATCTTATGAACGCTATTCGGCAGGTAAAAGCAGAATGTGTTTACGTGCTACCGAATAACGGGAATGTGATTTTCGCGGCAAATCAGGCTGCTGAGTTGTCTCCCAATGATGTTCGTGTGATTCCTACCAAGAACGTGGCGATGGGGATTGCCGCTGCCATTGCCTTCCAGAATGATGCGGAACCGGATGAAAACATGCAGCGTATGACTGAAGCGGCTCAGCATGTAAAGACAGCTATGGTAACGTATGCGATCCGTGACAGTGAATATAATGGTATTGAAATCAAACAGGGAGATATTATCGGGCTGCATAACGGCCAGATTGAATTCTCCGGCCAATCTGTCCACGATGTTGTTCTGGACATGATGAAAGAAATTGTTACCGATGAAGATGAACTGATTACTGTCTACTACGGCGCTGATGTATCTGAAGCAGACGCAAAGGCAATTGCGGAAGAGATTGAAGAGCAGTACGGAGACTGCGACGTAGAGTATCATAACGGCGGACAGCCTTTATACTATTATCTGATCTCTGTGGAGTAA
- a CDS encoding tRNA1(Val) (adenine(37)-N6)-methyltransferase — protein MQRSTSLILGRAQVSIILKEDETIEDLQLDGLKLIQKQNAFRFGMDSVILAHFAEIRENDIVADFGTGNGVLILLLKGRKKGKKYYALDIQQEAAELTERNMILNHLEDVATVIHTDAVDASLYIEPCSVDKIICNPPYGQPYSALASPSIQKAIARNQDEETMDHLLRGAFSVLKGRGKIYIVYPAPQMMYIMKLLQKHHLEPKRFQMVYPYIHKPANLVLIEAVKDARPTLHPMKPLIIYERDGSLTNELKSVYHLEEQTGF, from the coding sequence GTGCAGAGAAGCACATCCCTGATTTTAGGGAGGGCCCAGGTGAGCATTATACTCAAAGAGGACGAAACGATAGAGGATCTTCAGCTGGACGGGCTGAAACTGATCCAGAAACAGAATGCTTTTCGGTTTGGAATGGATTCAGTTATCCTTGCGCATTTTGCCGAGATCAGGGAAAACGATATCGTGGCCGACTTTGGTACAGGCAACGGTGTGCTGATTCTGCTTCTGAAAGGAAGAAAAAAAGGAAAAAAATATTATGCGCTGGATATACAGCAGGAAGCGGCTGAACTCACAGAAAGAAATATGATCCTGAATCATCTGGAAGATGTCGCAACTGTTATCCATACGGACGCTGTTGATGCATCCCTGTATATAGAACCTTGTTCCGTTGATAAGATCATATGCAACCCTCCGTACGGACAGCCGTATTCCGCCCTGGCCAGTCCAAGCATACAAAAGGCGATTGCCAGGAATCAGGATGAGGAAACGATGGATCACTTACTAAGGGGCGCTTTTTCTGTTCTGAAAGGAAGAGGAAAAATATACATTGTATATCCGGCTCCTCAGATGATGTATATCATGAAACTTTTACAGAAACATCATCTGGAACCCAAGCGCTTTCAGATGGTTTATCCATACATTCATAAACCTGCGAATCTTGTGCTGATTGAAGCTGTAAAGGATGCACGTCCTACACTCCACCCTATGAAGCCTCTGATTATTTATGAAAGGGACGGCAGCTTGACAAACGAACTGAAGTCTGTATATCATTTAGAAGAACAGACCGGATTCTGA
- a CDS encoding YigZ family protein produces MTESYITVSGNSCEEIIINKSRFIGYASPCISENEALSFLQKIKEEHKTATHHCYAYIIGENQGIMRYSDDGEPGGTAGLPIMDVMRTKSIVNCCIVVVRYFGGTLLGTGGLVRAYTQCAQAALSASGIVRMEKTSFYRCTLPYSAWDRFRYTAEHLPVKIERIEYGSSISFLLALRSSEIDDLFPRLSDAADRSLESIPDSESYAAWEAYT; encoded by the coding sequence ATGACTGAATCTTACATCACCGTTTCCGGTAATTCCTGTGAAGAAATCATTATCAATAAAAGCCGTTTCATCGGTTATGCTTCACCCTGCATTTCAGAAAATGAGGCTCTTTCATTTCTTCAGAAGATCAAGGAGGAGCATAAGACCGCGACACATCATTGCTATGCATATATTATCGGTGAAAACCAGGGAATCATGAGATACAGCGATGATGGCGAACCCGGCGGCACTGCAGGATTACCCATTATGGATGTAATGAGAACAAAAAGTATTGTCAACTGCTGTATTGTCGTTGTTCGATACTTTGGCGGCACGCTGCTCGGTACAGGAGGCCTTGTCCGGGCATATACACAGTGTGCGCAGGCGGCTCTTTCAGCCTCCGGTATAGTCAGGATGGAAAAAACATCATTCTATCGTTGTACACTGCCCTATTCTGCCTGGGACAGATTTCGCTATACTGCCGAACATCTGCCTGTTAAAATTGAGAGAATTGAATATGGCAGTTCGATTTCTTTTCTGCTCGCATTACGTTCTTCAGAAATCGACGATCTGTTTCCCCGTTTGTCAGACGCCGCAGACCGTTCCCTGGAAAGTATTCCCGATTCCGAATCCTACGCGGCCTGGGAGGCATACACATAA
- the tyrS gene encoding tyrosine--tRNA ligase: MEHILDILKERGFIAQMTFEDELYEQLKSPTTFYVGFDPTADSLHIGHYIPIMAMAHMQRAGHRPIALMGGGTAMIGDPSGKTDMRKMLTVETIDQNVECIKKQMSRFLDFSDNKALIVNNGDWLRHLNFIDFMRDIGSQFSVNRMLTAECYKARMATENGLSFLEFTYMLMQSYDFLELFHRYGCRLEMGGNDQWSNMLGGADLVRKKENEKAFACTFQLLLTHDGRKMGKTEAGALWLDPVKTSPYNFYQYWRNVDDKDVEKCLALLTFLPMDEVHRLGALKDAEINEAKKVLAYEVTKLVHGEDEARNAAAAAEALFGGGASASNVPTLEVTSDEWTQDARISTLLVRSGLCKSQSDARKQIEQNAVSVNDVKITDPAAVLSKDQLGEDGAMLKKGKKGFCRIVVL; the protein is encoded by the coding sequence ATGGAACATATTCTTGATATTCTCAAAGAACGCGGATTTATTGCTCAGATGACTTTTGAGGATGAACTCTACGAACAGCTGAAATCCCCTACCACTTTCTACGTGGGTTTTGATCCCACTGCAGACAGTCTTCATATCGGACACTACATTCCGATCATGGCCATGGCCCACATGCAGCGTGCCGGCCACAGGCCGATCGCACTGATGGGCGGAGGCACCGCTATGATCGGTGACCCGTCCGGAAAAACAGACATGCGAAAAATGCTCACTGTGGAAACCATTGATCAGAATGTGGAATGCATTAAAAAACAGATGTCCCGTTTCCTGGATTTTTCCGACAATAAAGCGCTGATTGTCAATAACGGTGATTGGCTTCGTCATTTGAATTTTATCGATTTCATGAGAGACATCGGCTCCCAGTTTTCAGTAAACCGGATGCTCACCGCTGAATGCTACAAAGCCAGAATGGCTACCGAAAACGGTCTCAGCTTTCTTGAATTTACCTATATGCTGATGCAAAGCTATGACTTCCTTGAATTGTTCCATCGTTATGGATGCCGTCTGGAAATGGGCGGCAATGACCAGTGGAGCAACATGCTCGGCGGCGCTGATCTTGTCCGCAAAAAAGAAAATGAAAAGGCATTCGCCTGCACTTTCCAGCTGCTTCTTACACATGACGGCAGAAAAATGGGCAAGACGGAAGCCGGGGCACTTTGGCTTGATCCGGTTAAGACCTCTCCTTATAATTTCTACCAGTACTGGAGAAACGTCGATGATAAAGATGTGGAAAAATGCCTTGCTCTGCTGACTTTCCTCCCCATGGACGAGGTGCACCGCCTCGGAGCCCTGAAAGATGCAGAAATCAACGAAGCCAAAAAAGTGCTAGCCTATGAAGTGACGAAACTTGTTCATGGTGAGGATGAAGCCAGGAATGCCGCTGCCGCTGCTGAAGCATTATTTGGAGGCGGAGCATCTGCTTCGAATGTACCTACACTCGAAGTAACATCCGACGAATGGACACAGGACGCCCGGATCTCCACACTGCTTGTCAGATCAGGCCTTTGCAAGAGCCAGAGCGATGCCAGAAAGCAGATTGAACAGAATGCGGTTTCAGTCAATGATGTGAAAATCACCGATCCCGCCGCTGTCCTGTCAAAAGATCAGCTCGGAGAAGACGGCGCCATGCTGAAAAAAGGCAAGAAGGGATTCTGCCGTATCGTTGTGTTATGA
- the glgD gene encoding glucose-1-phosphate adenylyltransferase subunit GlgD yields MKDVMGIIYTGENDARLRELTIIRAIAALPVAGRFRVIDFLVSSMVNGGMKNIGVIMQKNYHSLMDHLGSGKEWDLHGKTNGLHILPPFLTRENVGLYPGVLDGLRSNTDYLNRSKQELVVLSNSNIIYNAHFKDMIAFYENTGADITLMYTKDPTMKRDEFGTYISLDEEGNVKDIEVEPTHPNYENTFMQVCLMKREFLKELVDKAVAHGLHDLARDLLLKLVQEKQAKVNAFEYTGVCWNIDSVQSYFKFNMDILKPEIRKRLFIDELPVFTKVRDEMPAFYSAESHSVNSLVADGCQIEGKIENSVLFRGVRVAPNAHVKNCIIMQDGQVQEGAYIENCILDKQTVIKKNTKLIGPEAYPIVIAKNVVI; encoded by the coding sequence ATGAAGGATGTAATGGGGATTATTTACACTGGTGAAAATGATGCCCGGCTTCGCGAACTGACGATCATCAGGGCTATTGCCGCACTTCCTGTTGCAGGTCGTTTCCGCGTTATTGATTTTCTTGTTTCCAGCATGGTAAACGGCGGTATGAAGAATATCGGTGTTATCATGCAGAAAAACTATCACAGTCTTATGGACCATCTTGGTTCGGGAAAAGAATGGGATCTTCATGGAAAAACGAACGGGCTTCACATTTTGCCGCCTTTTCTGACGCGTGAGAATGTCGGCCTGTATCCCGGCGTGCTTGACGGACTCCGATCCAATACAGATTACCTCAACAGAAGTAAACAGGAACTGGTGGTGCTCAGTAACAGCAACATCATTTACAATGCTCATTTTAAGGATATGATCGCGTTTTACGAAAATACAGGCGCAGATATTACGCTGATGTATACAAAGGATCCCACCATGAAACGCGACGAGTTCGGAACCTATATTTCACTGGATGAAGAAGGAAACGTCAAAGACATAGAAGTTGAACCGACGCATCCGAACTATGAAAACACTTTTATGCAGGTTTGCCTGATGAAGAGGGAATTCCTGAAAGAGCTTGTTGACAAAGCTGTTGCGCATGGCCTGCATGACCTCGCCAGGGATCTGCTCCTGAAACTCGTACAGGAAAAACAGGCCAAGGTGAATGCGTTTGAATACACAGGCGTATGCTGGAACATCGATTCCGTTCAGAGCTATTTCAAGTTCAATATGGATATACTGAAACCGGAAATCAGGAAAAGACTGTTTATCGATGAGCTGCCGGTATTTACGAAAGTCAGGGATGAAATGCCAGCATTTTACAGTGCGGAATCCCATTCGGTCAATTCTCTCGTTGCTGACGGATGTCAGATTGAAGGAAAGATTGAAAACAGCGTACTGTTCAGAGGCGTTCGAGTAGCACCGAATGCTCATGTGAAGAACTGCATTATCATGCAGGATGGTCAGGTACAGGAAGGCGCTTATATAGAAAATTGTATCCTTGACAAGCAGACTGTAATCAAAAAGAATACGAAGCTGATCGGACCGGAAGCCTATCCGATTGTGATTGCCAAGAATGTGGTTATCTGA
- a CDS encoding PLP-dependent aminotransferase family protein, translating to MDISEVRFASRFDQVTGSAIREIFKVIAQPGMISFAGGNPSLEALPDQQVSELAQYVLAHDGKAILQYGATEGYPPFVESLKSYVADQLGVSVPAVLPVTGSTQAMDLLCKALLDPGDTVLVENPSFLGNLQCLKLYQANLVTVESDEDGLIPDDLELKIKKHHPKLLYTIPTFQNPTGKTLPDSRRRAVADLANRYGMVVAEDDPYRDLRYEGEKVRAIKSYDQNGWVMFLGSFSKTISPGLRIGYIAGDAGIIRKCTIGKQSTDVHSANLNQAVVDQYLRRNLLPDHIRSICKGYGAKMHQMLQYLEQFPDGVSFTRPQGGLFIWAELPVHIDTVKLLSKAVERKVAYVPGTYFCADGGHLNTLRLNFSNSTPQQIETGMSILNDLIKSEI from the coding sequence ATGGACATTTCCGAAGTCAGGTTTGCCAGCAGGTTTGACCAGGTCACCGGCAGTGCGATCCGCGAAATATTTAAAGTGATTGCACAGCCTGGAATGATCTCATTTGCCGGCGGCAATCCGTCACTTGAAGCCCTGCCTGATCAACAGGTCAGCGAACTGGCCCAGTATGTGCTCGCACATGACGGGAAAGCTATTCTGCAGTATGGTGCGACGGAAGGTTATCCTCCTTTTGTTGAAAGTCTGAAATCTTATGTTGCGGATCAGCTTGGTGTCAGCGTTCCGGCCGTTCTGCCCGTAACGGGTTCAACCCAGGCAATGGATCTGCTTTGTAAAGCCCTTCTTGATCCCGGTGATACGGTTCTTGTGGAAAATCCGTCTTTTCTTGGAAATCTTCAATGCCTTAAACTATACCAGGCAAACCTTGTTACTGTTGAAAGCGACGAAGACGGACTGATTCCAGATGATCTTGAATTGAAAATCAAGAAACACCATCCCAAGCTGCTTTACACGATTCCCACATTCCAGAACCCGACCGGGAAAACACTGCCTGATTCCAGACGGAGGGCGGTTGCCGATCTGGCGAACAGGTATGGCATGGTCGTTGCGGAGGATGATCCTTATCGTGACCTGCGGTATGAGGGAGAAAAGGTCAGGGCCATCAAATCCTATGATCAGAATGGCTGGGTTATGTTCCTTGGAAGCTTCAGCAAGACCATTTCCCCAGGCCTTCGTATCGGATATATAGCCGGTGATGCTGGAATCATCCGGAAATGCACCATCGGCAAACAATCAACGGATGTTCACTCTGCCAATCTGAATCAGGCCGTTGTTGATCAGTATCTTCGCAGGAATCTTCTTCCTGATCATATCCGCAGCATCTGTAAAGGTTACGGTGCGAAAATGCATCAAATGCTTCAGTATCTGGAGCAGTTCCCTGACGGTGTCTCCTTTACAAGACCTCAGGGTGGTTTGTTTATCTGGGCTGAACTGCCTGTGCATATTGATACTGTCAAGCTCCTCTCAAAAGCCGTGGAACGTAAGGTTGCATATGTACCTGGTACTTATTTCTGTGCAGACGGCGGCCATCTGAATACGCTGCGTCTCAACTTTTCCAACAGCACCCCGCAGCAGATTGAGACCGGCATGAGCATACTGAACGACCTGATTAAATCTGAAATATAA
- the deoD gene encoding purine-nucleoside phosphorylase yields the protein MSSNIPTPHINAPAGAFAETVLMPGDPLRAMFIAEQYLEKAELVNNVRNVQGYTGYYKGKRVSVMASGMGCPSIGIYSYELFNFYDVKNIIRIGSAGAISPKLKLKDIVIAMSAYTDSGYINSFGFRGNAAPCCSYELLSKAMAYAEKLPCNVVCGPLFSSDAFYSDASQTETLSRLGVLAVEMEAAALYMNAARAGKNALAICSISDSLVTGEELPAEDRQTGFRNMMELGLALI from the coding sequence ATGTCATCCAACATTCCGACCCCGCATATCAATGCTCCTGCCGGCGCATTTGCCGAAACAGTCCTTATGCCGGGTGATCCGCTCAGAGCAATGTTTATTGCAGAACAGTATCTTGAAAAAGCAGAACTGGTGAATAATGTCCGGAATGTGCAGGGGTATACCGGATACTATAAGGGAAAACGCGTATCGGTTATGGCCAGCGGTATGGGTTGTCCGTCTATCGGTATATACTCCTATGAACTGTTCAATTTTTATGATGTAAAGAATATTATCCGTATAGGTTCTGCGGGAGCAATTTCACCCAAACTGAAGCTCAAGGATATTGTGATTGCAATGAGCGCTTATACAGATTCCGGCTATATCAACAGTTTCGGATTCAGGGGAAACGCGGCGCCGTGCTGCAGCTATGAGCTTTTGTCCAAAGCGATGGCGTATGCTGAAAAGCTCCCGTGCAATGTGGTTTGCGGACCGCTGTTTTCATCAGATGCTTTCTATTCTGACGCAAGCCAGACAGAAACGCTGTCCAGGCTCGGTGTTCTGGCTGTCGAGATGGAGGCAGCTGCGCTTTATATGAATGCAGCCAGAGCCGGTAAAAACGCGCTTGCGATATGTTCGATTTCCGACAGCCTGGTTACGGGAGAAGAACTTCCCGCTGAAGACAGACAAACCGGATTCCGGAATATGATGGAACTGGGACTGGCATTGATCTGA
- the glgA gene encoding glycogen synthase GlgA: protein MKILFVASESVPFVKTGGLADVVGALAPVLAKEGHDVRVIIPQFSTIPQEYMQKMSHVCDFEVQLGWRRQYCGIEMIEKDGVKWYFMDNKYYFGRPYIYGMGGDEYERFGFFCRGALNMLPLVDFQPDIIHAHDWQSGMVPALLKIQYAHLPFYANIKTVFTIHNLQYQGIFGIREVQDILGLGDSLWTDDKLECFGCANFMKAALVYTDLITTVSPSYAEEIQTAYYGERLDGLLRARHRELKGVLNGIDMKEYDPSADNKIKANYSTDNMNGKAECKRNLQEELGLEIKPDVPVIGMVGRLSNQKGLDLVDYVIADIMRHDVQLVVLGMGEGRYFNLFSWAETEYKGRVAARFTMDHTLAHKIYAGADMFLMPSQFEPCGLSQMIAMRYGTIPIVRETGGLRDTVLSYNDFNGEGNGFTFFNYNAHDMLHTIERACEYYKNYPEIWKKLQMRGMNGDFSWDHSAKEYINLYQSLFVSRKQEQDDEKKENPVVIDI, encoded by the coding sequence ATGAAAATTCTTTTTGTCGCCAGTGAATCAGTTCCATTTGTAAAAACGGGCGGACTTGCCGATGTTGTCGGAGCATTAGCGCCGGTTCTGGCGAAAGAAGGACATGATGTTCGTGTAATCATCCCTCAATTCAGTACAATCCCGCAGGAATATATGCAGAAAATGTCGCATGTATGCGACTTTGAAGTGCAGCTTGGCTGGAGACGTCAGTACTGCGGCATTGAAATGATCGAAAAAGACGGTGTGAAATGGTACTTTATGGACAACAAGTATTATTTTGGCCGTCCTTATATCTATGGAATGGGCGGGGATGAATATGAACGGTTTGGCTTCTTCTGCCGCGGCGCACTGAACATGCTTCCACTGGTTGATTTTCAACCGGATATCATTCATGCGCATGACTGGCAAAGCGGCATGGTACCGGCTCTCCTGAAAATTCAATATGCGCATCTTCCGTTCTATGCGAACATCAAAACGGTCTTTACGATTCATAATCTGCAATACCAGGGGATTTTCGGAATCCGTGAAGTACAGGATATTCTGGGACTGGGTGACAGTCTGTGGACAGATGACAAGCTTGAATGCTTCGGCTGTGCCAATTTTATGAAAGCAGCACTGGTATACACAGACCTTATTACAACCGTAAGTCCTTCCTATGCTGAGGAAATACAGACAGCCTATTACGGAGAAAGACTGGATGGATTGCTCAGAGCCAGACACAGGGAACTGAAAGGTGTTCTGAACGGTATTGACATGAAGGAATACGATCCTTCTGCTGACAATAAAATTAAAGCAAACTATTCAACAGACAATATGAACGGAAAGGCTGAATGCAAGAGAAACCTTCAGGAGGAACTTGGGCTTGAGATCAAACCGGATGTACCCGTAATCGGTATGGTTGGTCGTCTCAGCAATCAGAAAGGCCTTGACCTGGTTGATTATGTGATCGCAGATATTATGCGGCATGATGTACAACTGGTTGTTCTCGGTATGGGAGAAGGCAGGTATTTCAATCTGTTCAGCTGGGCTGAAACAGAATATAAAGGCAGAGTCGCTGCAAGATTTACCATGGATCACACACTGGCCCACAAAATCTATGCCGGTGCTGATATGTTCCTGATGCCGAGCCAGTTTGAACCGTGCGGACTCAGCCAGATGATTGCCATGAGATACGGAACGATTCCGATTGTCAGAGAAACCGGCGGACTTCGTGATACTGTACTCAGCTACAATGATTTCAACGGCGAAGGAAACGGATTTACTTTTTTCAACTACAACGCTCATGATATGTTACATACGATCGAACGAGCCTGTGAGTATTATAAAAACTATCCTGAGATCTGGAAGAAACTGCAAATGCGCGGAATGAACGGTGACTTCAGCTGGGATCATTCTGCAAAGGAATATATCAACCTTTATCAGAGCCTGTTTGTATCCAGAAAGCAGGAACAGGATGATGAGAAGAAAGAGAATCCTGTAGTGATTGATATCTGA
- a CDS encoding Asp23/Gls24 family envelope stress response protein gives MECKVKNEYGTIYIAEDVMLKVVGYAALECYGIVAMSGQRATDGIVEWLGRENLTKGVQIRNVGDMLDVDLYIIVEYGISISEVCKTIIETVRYKLESTTGVKVRKISISVEGIRI, from the coding sequence ATGGAATGTAAAGTAAAGAATGAATACGGTACAATTTATATTGCTGAAGACGTTATGCTCAAGGTGGTTGGATATGCCGCACTTGAATGCTATGGGATCGTTGCGATGTCCGGACAGAGAGCAACCGATGGAATCGTTGAATGGCTTGGCAGAGAAAATCTGACAAAAGGTGTGCAGATCCGCAATGTGGGCGATATGCTTGATGTGGATCTTTACATCATTGTTGAATACGGTATCTCTATTTCAGAGGTATGTAAAACAATCATCGAGACAGTCAGGTACAAGCTCGAGAGCACTACAGGCGTAAAGGTCAGAAAAATCAGCATCTCTGTCGAAGGGATCCGTATTTAA
- a CDS encoding aminoacetone oxidase family FAD-binding enzyme translates to MKTDVTVIGAGAAGLTAAVTAASRGLKVILLEKGERPGRKILASGNGRCNMMNKGFPVYYGDPVFAASVLKQCPLSKIEAFFKEYGLIMTQDPEGRVYPVTYQAISVLSVLKNAARITDVYLNTGFDVSAIYRDHNLFIIRNDRNEEILSEKVIICCGGAAQPKLGGSMDGYRLLGSLGHHIIPVFPSLVSLTTDKKSISGLSGIRIRAAVSLFEGNSLIHQEKGEILFTDYGVSGICIMQCARFTEGRNTHLEINFLEGICDSSEEMISEIQRRQAMLSNLSPVSLFDGVLPEKISYAVMKQAGIPMKGEKAGNLTDNDIRRIAETAKGYKIFITGTRGMDYAQVTAGGADCCEFCPETMESRLTQGLFAAGEVLNVDGDCGGFNLMFAFSSGIIAGESV, encoded by the coding sequence ATGAAAACAGATGTAACAGTCATCGGCGCAGGTGCTGCAGGACTCACAGCTGCCGTTACTGCAGCATCCCGTGGTCTGAAAGTCATTCTGCTTGAAAAAGGCGAAAGACCCGGCAGAAAGATTCTTGCTTCCGGCAACGGACGATGCAACATGATGAACAAAGGATTTCCTGTTTATTACGGAGATCCTGTCTTTGCTGCATCAGTTTTGAAGCAATGCCCTCTCAGCAAAATCGAAGCCTTTTTTAAAGAATATGGTCTGATCATGACACAGGATCCTGAGGGGAGAGTATATCCCGTTACCTATCAGGCAATTTCAGTACTGTCTGTGTTGAAAAACGCCGCCAGAATCACAGACGTATATCTGAATACAGGATTTGATGTTTCCGCAATATACAGGGATCATAATCTTTTCATCATCAGAAATGATCGTAACGAAGAAATACTGTCTGAAAAAGTCATTATATGCTGCGGGGGTGCAGCTCAGCCAAAGCTGGGAGGATCAATGGATGGATACAGACTGCTGGGGTCATTAGGACACCATATCATCCCGGTATTTCCTTCGCTTGTTTCGCTTACAACTGACAAAAAAAGCATTTCAGGACTATCCGGAATAAGGATTCGGGCGGCTGTATCCCTGTTTGAAGGCAACAGTTTGATCCATCAGGAAAAAGGAGAAATCCTTTTTACCGATTACGGAGTCAGCGGTATCTGTATTATGCAATGCGCAAGATTTACAGAAGGAAGGAATACTCATCTGGAAATTAATTTTCTGGAAGGGATCTGTGACAGTTCGGAAGAAATGATCAGCGAAATCCAAAGGAGACAGGCTATGCTTTCGAATCTGTCACCGGTCAGCCTCTTTGACGGTGTTTTGCCTGAAAAGATCAGCTATGCAGTGATGAAACAGGCAGGCATTCCGATGAAGGGAGAGAAAGCTGGAAATCTCACAGACAACGACATACGGCGTATTGCTGAAACGGCAAAAGGCTACAAGATCTTCATCACTGGAACCCGTGGAATGGATTATGCCCAGGTAACAGCCGGCGGGGCGGACTGCTGTGAGTTCTGTCCTGAAACCATGGAATCAAGGCTTACACAGGGATTGTTTGCGGCAGGCGAGGTCCTGAATGTGGACGGAGACTGCGGCGGATTCAATCTCATGTTTGCGTTTTCTTCAGGAATCATCGCAGGAGAATCTGTATGA